A genomic segment from Aspergillus puulaauensis MK2 DNA, chromosome 1, nearly complete sequence encodes:
- a CDS encoding uncharacterized protein (COG:S;~EggNog:ENOG410Q5MK) — translation MGDPIIPRALWSNNTTLPSATPSYRTFSDIRTVILASTKNTELTFNNVPPSIGSAVFDALSEDHSIENLIPRMTYNSHTNTFTARVMLTRIDDVPQMWLSLEASTMQATGFLSLDERQHLLTVVGTTFDGFAFPYEGSRKEPDWAIMPNTDTLPSVAAESGWSDNWPKLIGDMELLLVGGRPNVQLVLLFNWSKRVHNRVAGELRAYERTAAGNVSERFRSSIFPIPEGGPAGIPVTRGELFGVSGVFPGRNAADVWELSLARLREIAARMIRARGCVPA, via the exons ATGGGAGATCCAATTATCCCTCGAGCTCTTTggagcaacaacaccactcTTCCGAGCGCCACCCCATCGTATAGAACTTTCTCCGACATCAGAACTGTGATTTTAGCCTCGACCAAGAACACGGAACTCACGTTCAATAATGTTCCTCCAAGTATCGGGTCTGCCGTTTTTGATGCACTTTCAGAAGACCACAGTATCGAAAACCTCATACCACG CATGACCTATAACTCTCACACGAACACATTCACAGCTCGAGTGATGCTAACCAGGATAGACGATGTCCCCCAGATGTGGCTCTCATTGGAGGCGAGTACAATGCAAGCGACAGGCTTCTTGTCTCTGGACGAACGTCAGCATCTATTGACTGTGGTGGGAACAA CATTCGACGGGTTTGCATTCCCTTACGAGGGTTCCAGGAAGGAGCCCGATTGGGCCATTATGCCCAATACAGATACACTTCCTTCTGTAGCGGCGGAGTCGGGATGGTCTGATAATTGGCCAAAATTGATTGGTGATATGGAGTTGTTGCTCGTGGGAGGGCGTCCAAATGTCCAGCTGGTTTTACTGTTCAATTGGTCCAAACGAGTCCACAATCGTGTAGCAGGGGAGTTACGCGCATACGAACGTACTGCGGCGGGCAATGTAAGTGAACGGTTCCGCTCCAGTATTTTCCCCATCCCCGAAGGGGGGCCTGCCGGCATTCCAGTGACCCGTGGAGAGCTCTTTGGTGTATCTGGTGTTTTCCCGGGCCGCAACGCGGCAGACGTTTGGGAGCTTTCGTTGGCACGACTTCGAGAGATTGCGGCGCGGATGATACGGGCCAGAGGATGTGTGCCAGCGTGA